From Prochlorococcus sp. MIT 1223, the proteins below share one genomic window:
- the asnB gene encoding asparagine synthase (glutamine-hydrolyzing) has product MCGFVGVISNHSTPVKKLKEALKIINYRGPDSSGIYQDKNVQLGFNRLSIQDISDAGDQPMESFCKRYIIVFNGEIYNYNEIKKALDKSNKSFQWKSKGDTEVLLNCIKYKGLEETLKIIEGMFAFALWDKLRNKIYLCRDHFGQKPLFYSTEDFEGEKSILLASEAKAFIPYKHKLEVDIKKAFPSLFLTGMPLEGSIFKSVKSILPGTYIQIDVDTISIESVTEYFHPSSLVDENKYNYYSKRSLNDLTDELDYLMNQSVNKHCISDAGVGLLFSTGVDSNLITTYLSNDKKKKLYHASSSSTKLFGFPQKIASLNNLNLVSLNVDEPNPIYQLPKLLWSYEEPNKLEGLILSQLCKLSRLDGIKVLLSGCAADELFGGYSYFSGMCWNQRINQISKFIPLGLILNKLFSTEALAYGCSEHYNLYSPTSFSAITPLLAYSLKGDELNNNFTRAMQSYSFISSSLERHANSFLLDEISSRLPRFLLRNDRFSMMESIELRVPYLDQKIVSFAVNISSLRRGNPFSLNHSKKGKILIRKLIEDKYKGKFRMQNFPKKGPTFNCDKQLDLAVGSCEFHHLSNLLGISRDSIAKLMGIGAYGSSFSNRTKYSFLSFELIMMMYESSMSINEVENYLFELI; this is encoded by the coding sequence ATGTGTGGCTTTGTTGGAGTTATATCAAATCACTCTACGCCAGTAAAAAAATTAAAAGAGGCACTTAAGATAATTAATTATAGAGGTCCGGACTCGTCTGGCATATATCAAGATAAAAACGTTCAATTAGGATTTAATAGGCTATCGATACAAGATATCAGTGATGCAGGAGATCAGCCGATGGAATCTTTTTGCAAGAGATATATTATTGTTTTTAATGGAGAAATATATAATTACAATGAAATAAAAAAAGCATTAGATAAATCTAATAAATCTTTCCAATGGAAATCAAAAGGTGATACAGAAGTCCTTTTGAATTGTATAAAATATAAAGGGTTAGAAGAGACACTTAAAATAATAGAAGGAATGTTTGCTTTTGCTCTTTGGGATAAATTAAGAAATAAAATATATCTATGCCGTGACCATTTTGGACAAAAACCTTTATTCTATTCTACTGAAGACTTTGAGGGAGAAAAATCTATTCTTTTAGCTTCTGAAGCAAAAGCTTTTATTCCATATAAACATAAACTTGAAGTAGACATAAAAAAAGCTTTCCCATCATTATTTCTAACCGGTATGCCTTTGGAAGGATCAATTTTTAAAAGTGTTAAAAGTATTCTTCCTGGTACATACATACAAATAGATGTAGATACTATTTCAATAGAATCTGTTACTGAATACTTTCATCCTAGCTCATTAGTCGATGAAAATAAATATAATTATTACTCTAAAAGATCATTGAATGATCTAACTGATGAGTTAGATTATTTAATGAATCAATCAGTAAATAAACATTGTATTTCTGATGCTGGAGTAGGACTTTTATTTAGTACTGGAGTTGATTCTAATCTAATTACAACCTACTTAAGTAATGATAAGAAAAAGAAATTATATCATGCTTCATCATCTTCTACAAAGCTATTTGGATTCCCTCAGAAGATAGCATCTCTTAATAATTTAAATCTAGTCTCTTTAAATGTGGATGAGCCTAATCCTATTTATCAGCTCCCAAAACTTTTATGGTCATATGAAGAACCTAATAAATTAGAAGGTCTTATCCTTTCACAATTATGCAAGCTATCGAGATTAGATGGTATTAAAGTATTGTTATCAGGCTGTGCTGCTGATGAATTGTTCGGTGGGTACAGTTACTTTAGTGGGATGTGTTGGAACCAAAGAATTAATCAAATTTCTAAATTTATACCATTAGGTCTTATCCTTAATAAATTATTCTCTACCGAAGCACTTGCTTATGGATGTTCAGAACATTACAATCTATATTCACCTACTTCTTTCTCAGCAATCACACCATTACTTGCTTATTCATTAAAAGGAGATGAATTAAATAATAACTTTACTAGGGCTATGCAAAGCTATTCATTTATTAGCTCTAGCTTGGAGAGGCATGCTAATTCTTTTCTTTTAGATGAGATATCATCTAGATTACCTAGGTTTTTGTTACGGAATGATCGTTTTAGCATGATGGAGTCTATAGAATTAAGAGTACCTTACTTAGATCAAAAGATTGTATCTTTTGCTGTGAATATTTCTTCGTTAAGGAGAGGGAATCCATTTAGTCTAAATCACTCAAAGAAAGGAAAGATACTAATAAGAAAACTTATAGAAGATAAATATAAGGGTAAATTTAGAATGCAAAATTTCCCTAAGAAAGGACCTACATTTAATTGTGATAAGCAATTAGATTTAGCAGTTGGATCTTGCGAATTTCATCATTTGAGTAATCTGCTTGGAATATCTAGAGATTCAATTGCAAAACTCATGGGTATAGGTGCTTATGGTTCTAGTTTCTCAAATAGGACAAAATACTCTTTTCTTTCTTTTGAGTTGATTATGATGATGTATGAGTCATCTATGAGTATAAATGAAGTTGAAAATTATCTTTTCGAGTTAATCTAA
- a CDS encoding putative sugar O-methyltransferase — protein MHSLNGYKCLKGKNRFQNISKYTIRSLLKYLHPFAYAERDWIMWNYSQYKRSQLGVSNYNKSINDIGNPPIMKLDSTFKWNLRWLRYLYLRERLFFTLGKETMKNIHSIVDIGGCYGGFISLLAETYPSKNYTLIELGENIPLAAYYIKSIFKDKEINIINKTTDSLSFEGNIINLVPAHLFEIASNESFDLCCNYVSLGEMSSIHFKEYINSKLYKNSKLKHIVNRVSSSPYYLKNTFYSWSNNQTILDYNLSGNVKYFDIFPFTHFFPLLESKEYQSINCSLKDYKGLISSWKRCPVSSQQFECIIEV, from the coding sequence ATGCATTCGCTTAATGGATATAAGTGCCTGAAAGGCAAAAACAGATTTCAGAATATTTCTAAATACACTATTAGAAGTCTTCTAAAATATTTGCATCCCTTTGCTTATGCTGAAAGAGATTGGATTATGTGGAATTATTCACAATATAAACGTTCTCAATTAGGAGTTTCAAATTACAATAAATCAATTAATGATATTGGTAATCCGCCAATAATGAAGCTTGATTCTACTTTTAAATGGAATCTAAGATGGCTAAGATATCTTTACCTAAGAGAACGCTTGTTTTTCACATTAGGGAAAGAAACAATGAAAAATATTCATTCTATAGTTGATATTGGAGGTTGCTATGGTGGCTTTATATCCCTCTTGGCTGAAACATATCCAAGTAAAAACTATACTCTTATAGAATTAGGTGAAAACATACCCCTCGCTGCATATTATATTAAAAGTATTTTTAAAGACAAAGAGATAAATATTATTAATAAAACTACGGACTCTTTATCCTTTGAAGGAAATATAATTAATTTAGTACCAGCACATTTATTTGAAATAGCATCAAATGAATCCTTTGACTTATGCTGCAATTATGTATCACTTGGTGAGATGAGTTCTATACACTTTAAAGAATATATAAACTCAAAGCTTTATAAAAATTCCAAATTAAAGCATATTGTAAATAGAGTTTCCTCATCTCCATACTATCTGAAAAATACCTTCTATAGTTGGTCTAATAATCAAACAATATTAGATTATAACCTATCTGGAAATGTTAAATACTTTGATATTTTTCCATTTACACATTTTTTCCCTTTATTAGAATCGAAAGAGTATCAATCTATTAATTGCAGTTTAAAAGATTACAAAGGTTTGATATCAAGCTGGAAAAGGTGTCCAGTTTCATCACAACAATTTGAATGTATTATCGAAGTCTAA
- a CDS encoding DUF1330 domain-containing protein, whose product MDKKGAKGYWISTSKVVDQKLFSEYVKKVRPWLKEVGGEIFAKDTEPVGKEQTVGANMAVICEFPSMSKAVEAYESTEYQELSIIRNAATQNATFTIMEGMGEAEKLRKAMGK is encoded by the coding sequence ATGGATAAAAAAGGTGCAAAAGGTTATTGGATCTCAACTTCAAAAGTTGTTGATCAAAAACTTTTTTCTGAATATGTCAAGAAAGTAAGACCTTGGTTAAAAGAGGTTGGCGGAGAAATCTTCGCAAAAGATACTGAGCCAGTTGGGAAAGAGCAGACAGTAGGTGCCAATATGGCTGTTATTTGCGAATTTCCATCAATGAGTAAAGCAGTTGAAGCTTACGAGTCTACTGAGTATCAAGAGTTATCAATAATACGAAATGCAGCGACTCAAAACGCAACCTTCACAATTATGGAAGGTATGGGTGAAGCAGAAAAACTAAGAAAAGCAATGGGTAAATAA
- a CDS encoding EamA family transporter has protein sequence MFGIISALGAASSWTYACYLWRKQTKYLSAAQINITKNIIAFIIFFPIILTFDFQSSFKDIFILFLSGIIGISVGDTFYIISLKKIGTRRTLTVEALSPIIATFLGSVFMEEILPFKVWVGVFIVSISLVGVAFQKTINTQYIISNKDRKEGFIFAIFSVLCAVIAAALSRSVLTQSDLNPFQTTEIRLLGSVFALLPFLGKNLTYSIRMIPLKIKLSLLFATFLGTNIGILLQQNVFKLLPIGLGWTLLSTSPVMALFLSGMEGEEVTWKTYLLTATTILGVGIVFI, from the coding sequence TTGTTTGGGATTATTTCTGCGTTAGGAGCTGCCAGCTCTTGGACATATGCTTGTTACTTATGGAGAAAGCAGACTAAATATCTCTCTGCTGCACAAATAAATATAACGAAAAATATAATTGCTTTTATTATATTCTTTCCCATTATCTTAACTTTTGACTTTCAATCTAGTTTTAAAGATATTTTTATTCTTTTTTTAAGTGGAATTATAGGAATTTCTGTAGGTGATACTTTTTATATAATATCTTTAAAAAAAATAGGTACACGCCGTACTCTTACTGTTGAAGCTCTTTCTCCCATTATTGCAACATTTTTAGGGTCAGTTTTTATGGAAGAGATACTTCCTTTTAAGGTATGGGTAGGAGTTTTTATAGTAAGCATTTCTTTGGTAGGTGTAGCTTTTCAGAAAACCATAAATACTCAATATATTATATCAAATAAAGATAGAAAAGAAGGTTTTATTTTTGCTATTTTTTCAGTATTATGTGCTGTTATTGCTGCCGCTTTATCGAGATCTGTACTCACACAATCTGATCTAAACCCATTTCAAACTACAGAAATTCGTTTACTTGGAAGCGTTTTTGCTCTCCTTCCTTTCCTAGGGAAAAATTTGACTTATTCAATTAGAATGATTCCTTTGAAAATTAAGCTTAGTCTTTTGTTTGCAACATTCTTGGGGACAAATATAGGCATTTTATTGCAGCAAAATGTTTTTAAATTATTGCCTATTGGATTAGGTTGGACACTTTTAAGTACTTCTCCAGTAATGGCACTTTTCCTTTCAGGAATGGAAGGAGAGGAGGTTACTTGGAAAACATATCTATTAACTGCAACGACAATATTAGGCGTCGGAATAGTATTCATTTGA
- the arfB gene encoding alternative ribosome rescue aminoacyl-tRNA hydrolase ArfB, giving the protein MDLTVNSKLVIPQNEIQWRFSRSSGAGGQNVNKVSSRVEIIFNLKNSKVFTPFQKNCINNRLKNKVINGYICIAVQDKRTQYQNRELALARLVSAIRYGLKPPEKKRKETKPTKASQRRRLDSKKKRGEVKKKRQSRVEDI; this is encoded by the coding sequence ATGGATTTAACAGTTAATTCAAAATTAGTCATCCCGCAAAATGAAATTCAATGGCGCTTCTCTCGCTCCTCTGGCGCGGGTGGTCAAAACGTAAATAAAGTTTCTAGCAGAGTAGAGATAATTTTTAATCTTAAGAACTCAAAGGTTTTTACTCCGTTTCAAAAAAATTGTATTAATAATCGACTAAAAAATAAAGTCATTAATGGATATATCTGCATCGCAGTTCAGGACAAAAGGACTCAATATCAAAACCGAGAATTAGCTTTAGCAAGGCTAGTCTCGGCTATTAGATATGGACTAAAACCACCTGAAAAAAAAAGGAAAGAAACAAAACCAACTAAAGCATCTCAAAGAAGAAGACTTGATTCAAAAAAGAAACGCGGGGAAGTCAAAAAGAAAAGGCAATCAAGAGTAGAAGACATTTAA
- a CDS encoding methyltransferase domain-containing protein: MNLGENIKKGSASWSFEDIPLDKFETHIERSIPCYKLTHDLGLWTSDFFCSQNSRVYDIGSSSGKFLGNLHKRHLEKNLELIGIEPVEEMCKDSQRKYNQINFINSDIRDISLEKSSFITSYYTMQFIPTACRQDIISKIYESLEWGSSFLMFEKVRAPDARFQDYMTQIYTEYKVKQNYTAENILSKAQSLKGVLEPFSHKGNMDLLKRAGFKDVMSIYKFICFEGFLAIK, translated from the coding sequence ATGAATTTAGGCGAAAATATAAAAAAAGGTTCTGCTTCTTGGTCTTTTGAGGATATACCGTTAGATAAGTTTGAAACACATATAGAAAGATCTATTCCATGCTACAAGCTTACACACGACCTAGGTTTATGGACTAGTGATTTTTTTTGCAGTCAAAATTCTAGAGTTTATGATATAGGATCTTCTTCTGGGAAATTTCTAGGAAATTTACATAAACGACATTTAGAAAAAAACCTCGAATTAATAGGAATAGAGCCTGTAGAAGAGATGTGTAAAGATAGTCAAAGAAAGTATAATCAAATTAACTTTATAAATTCAGATATTAGAGACATTAGTCTTGAAAAGTCATCGTTTATAACTTCCTACTATACTATGCAATTTATACCAACAGCTTGTAGGCAAGATATTATTTCTAAAATATATGAATCACTAGAATGGGGGTCTAGTTTTCTTATGTTTGAGAAAGTGCGGGCGCCCGATGCAAGGTTTCAAGATTACATGACTCAAATTTATACTGAGTATAAAGTCAAGCAAAATTATACTGCCGAAAACATCTTATCAAAAGCACAAAGCTTGAAGGGAGTACTTGAACCCTTCTCACATAAAGGGAATATGGATTTATTAAAAAGGGCTGGATTCAAAGATGTTATGAGTATATATAAATTTATATGTTTTGAAGGCTTTTTAGCAATAAAATAG
- a CDS encoding DUF3303 domain-containing protein, translating to MALFKLDWAFPTQESSFAGGQKFLEYLEAGAPADETEGFRVLWRVTNPLNGTGSFVAEATDISKVWEHAAPWIKGFGCMCEVEAVFSDKEFVTAAKKIYASE from the coding sequence GTGGCTCTCTTCAAGCTTGACTGGGCATTTCCAACGCAGGAATCATCTTTCGCAGGTGGTCAAAAGTTTCTGGAGTATCTAGAAGCTGGTGCACCGGCTGACGAAACGGAAGGTTTCAGAGTGCTATGGCGTGTAACTAATCCTCTAAACGGAACCGGTTCTTTCGTAGCTGAAGCAACTGACATAAGTAAAGTGTGGGAACATGCTGCTCCTTGGATCAAAGGATTTGGGTGCATGTGTGAGGTGGAGGCCGTTTTCTCCGATAAAGAGTTTGTTACAGCCGCAAAGAAAATTTACGCCTCCGAGTAA
- a CDS encoding PD-(D/E)XK nuclease family protein, with the protein MIDLKRNGKKEIVKATGVRSRESSSYTPNQTADFKISRGRFSNFLSCKRCFYLDRVMGLDPPGTPGWTLNETTDFLLKKEFDECRESQTPHRLFVPNGLGHVVPFDHPEMDNWRNSLHRGLMLRHKETSIILTGGVDDIWLDTRTKQLIVVDYKSQAKNGLVSKQEYLDDPYHEGYKLQMNFYAYLLKGMGFDVHPTSYFLVCNAKRDGDGFHKTMNFDEYLVPYNWTTDGLEDQIDEMVDLMNQHEIPEPNECCKNCAYADQYAKAVHLTSNSGAQSIQRTLFSSADEI; encoded by the coding sequence ATGATCGATCTCAAGCGCAACGGAAAAAAAGAAATTGTAAAAGCAACTGGAGTGCGTAGTAGAGAATCGTCTTCTTATACCCCAAATCAAACCGCAGATTTCAAAATTAGTAGAGGTCGTTTTTCTAACTTCCTGAGTTGCAAACGTTGCTTCTATCTAGACCGAGTAATGGGTCTTGATCCTCCTGGAACGCCAGGTTGGACACTCAATGAAACTACTGACTTTCTACTGAAAAAAGAGTTTGATGAGTGCAGAGAATCACAGACACCACATCGTTTATTTGTCCCTAACGGATTGGGTCATGTGGTTCCTTTTGATCATCCAGAAATGGATAACTGGAGGAACTCTCTTCATCGTGGATTGATGCTCAGACACAAAGAGACAAGCATCATTTTGACGGGTGGTGTAGACGATATTTGGCTAGATACAAGAACTAAACAATTGATAGTTGTGGACTACAAATCTCAGGCAAAGAATGGACTAGTAAGCAAACAGGAATATCTAGATGATCCATACCATGAGGGATACAAACTTCAAATGAACTTCTATGCCTACCTTCTTAAAGGCATGGGATTTGATGTTCATCCAACGTCTTACTTTTTAGTGTGTAATGCCAAGAGAGATGGTGATGGATTCCATAAGACGATGAACTTTGATGAGTACCTCGTTCCCTACAATTGGACTACTGATGGACTGGAAGATCAAATTGATGAGATGGTTGATTTGATGAATCAACACGAAATTCCTGAACCTAATGAATGTTGTAAGAACTGTGCTTATGCCGATCAATATGCAAAAGCAGTTCATCTAACAAGTAACAGTGGCGCTCAGAGTATTCAAAGAACACTATTTTCTTCAGCAGATGAGATATAA
- a CDS encoding DUF1651 domain-containing protein: protein MILEGWLIDPSKTLLLRFHKDPTSLQRLPQIYMDKWSVTTSGTPCSLINRRKVHFDPALETWNELVLNGWEELRQQFSEAA, encoded by the coding sequence ATGATTCTCGAAGGCTGGTTAATTGATCCAAGCAAAACATTACTCTTGCGTTTTCACAAAGATCCAACATCTCTGCAAAGACTTCCTCAAATCTATATGGATAAATGGAGTGTTACTACCAGTGGTACTCCTTGCAGCCTTATTAATCGAAGAAAAGTTCATTTCGACCCAGCGCTTGAGACTTGGAATGAGCTAGTACTCAATGGCTGGGAAGAACTGAGGCAGCAATTTAGCGAAGCAGCATGA
- a CDS encoding protein adenylyltransferase SelO, whose amino-acid sequence MTSPTSSTSPTFEPSTTRSFAEFLQRVDYSYMDSLKVDPNATRDGRDHYPRQVFSGHYVPVTPTAIPSPEYISHSKALFNELGLSHDLTLDDQFSRLFSGDITVAKEPMRSIGWATGYALSIYGTEYIQQCPFGTGNGYGDGRAISIFEGLFNGKRWELQLKGGGPTPYCRGADGRAVLRSSAREFLAQEYMHALGVPTSRSLTLYASRSETVRRPWYTKDSISIDPDTVINSRTAITTRVAPSFLRVGQIELFARRANSNEHLEALDELQMLVKHLIKRNYQEFIDPNLSFIYQVVELASLFRGRLTSLIANWIRVGYCQGNFNSDNCSAGGFTLDYGPFGFCELFDPRFQPWTGGGGHFSFFNQPIAAEANFQMFCAAIRPLLIGNKEALTRLDEIRDGFSEVMRQELEMMWATKLGLTRYNEILVNELLELIVVSKVDYTIFFRKLSNIPEQVTDLKESFYLPSSEQVDAQWANWLQRWRNQINESSNLRVASTAMKSINPKYTWREWLIAPAYEKAEQGDYSLINELQNVFSNPYEQQSEEIEAKYNRRKPKEFFNAGGISHYSCSS is encoded by the coding sequence ATGACCAGTCCTACCTCATCCACATCACCCACGTTCGAACCTTCAACAACAAGGAGTTTCGCTGAGTTCTTACAACGGGTCGATTATTCATATATGGATTCCTTAAAAGTGGATCCAAATGCAACGAGGGATGGTCGCGACCACTACCCTCGACAAGTCTTCTCCGGTCATTATGTACCAGTGACCCCCACTGCTATTCCATCGCCGGAATACATCTCGCACAGCAAAGCCTTATTTAATGAACTGGGATTAAGTCATGATCTTACTCTCGACGACCAATTTTCTCGTCTATTTTCAGGAGACATTACCGTAGCAAAAGAGCCAATGCGTTCGATTGGTTGGGCAACAGGTTATGCCTTATCCATATATGGGACTGAATATATACAACAGTGTCCATTTGGAACAGGTAACGGGTACGGTGACGGACGAGCAATTTCAATATTCGAAGGTCTCTTCAACGGTAAGCGATGGGAGCTACAACTAAAAGGAGGAGGACCGACGCCATACTGCCGTGGTGCCGATGGTCGCGCTGTACTCCGTTCAAGCGCGCGTGAATTTCTAGCACAGGAGTATATGCATGCTCTAGGAGTTCCTACCTCACGCTCTCTGACACTATATGCTTCTCGTTCGGAAACCGTACGAAGACCCTGGTATACCAAGGATTCCATCTCTATCGATCCTGATACTGTGATAAACAGTCGAACAGCAATTACTACACGTGTTGCACCATCCTTTTTGCGCGTCGGTCAGATTGAGCTGTTTGCCCGTCGTGCAAACAGCAACGAGCATCTGGAGGCTCTCGACGAACTGCAGATGCTCGTGAAGCATCTCATCAAGCGAAATTACCAAGAATTCATTGATCCTAATCTTAGCTTTATCTATCAAGTGGTCGAACTAGCCTCTTTATTTCGTGGGCGACTGACTTCACTAATAGCCAATTGGATACGAGTTGGCTACTGCCAGGGCAATTTCAACAGTGACAACTGTTCTGCTGGTGGTTTTACTTTAGACTACGGTCCCTTCGGATTCTGCGAACTGTTCGATCCCAGATTTCAACCCTGGACAGGAGGAGGAGGCCATTTCTCATTCTTTAATCAACCAATTGCGGCCGAAGCCAATTTTCAGATGTTCTGTGCTGCTATTCGACCTCTGCTCATCGGTAACAAAGAAGCTTTAACAAGACTTGATGAGATCCGAGATGGCTTCTCCGAAGTCATGAGGCAAGAACTCGAGATGATGTGGGCAACGAAACTCGGGTTAACACGTTATAACGAAATACTCGTGAACGAACTCCTAGAACTCATAGTTGTCTCAAAGGTAGACTACACAATATTTTTCAGAAAGCTGTCCAATATTCCAGAGCAAGTCACAGACTTGAAAGAAAGCTTTTACCTACCAAGCTCAGAGCAAGTTGATGCTCAGTGGGCCAACTGGCTTCAACGATGGCGAAATCAAATTAATGAATCAAGTAATCTCAGAGTGGCCTCCACAGCGATGAAAAGCATCAATCCCAAGTACACCTGGCGTGAGTGGCTAATCGCTCCCGCGTATGAAAAGGCTGAACAAGGTGATTACAGCCTCATTAATGAGCTCCAGAATGTTTTCAGCAATCCTTACGAGCAGCAGTCAGAGGAGATAGAGGCAAAGTACAACCGTCGAAAACCTAAGGAGTTCTTCAACGCGGGAGGTATATCACATTATAGTTGTTCATCTTGA
- a CDS encoding DUF3804 family protein: MTSDSQQIEALIKGFANRAENKSFLISNVTEDFLAVRPSGNPITAEALVGMYSNADLIVELSELVKIHRLEEYSDWGFAAFTLKEAFSYKGEQNNDLSSYSMIFKKIDGSWKISWMQRSSGTTDLSTWH, translated from the coding sequence TTGACTTCTGATTCACAGCAGATAGAGGCTCTTATTAAAGGTTTTGCAAATAGAGCTGAAAACAAGTCTTTTTTGATCTCTAATGTTACAGAGGATTTTTTAGCTGTTAGACCAAGTGGTAACCCTATTACTGCAGAAGCTCTTGTAGGAATGTATAGCAATGCGGATTTGATTGTTGAGCTTTCTGAATTGGTAAAGATTCATCGACTAGAAGAGTATTCAGATTGGGGGTTTGCGGCTTTCACCTTGAAAGAAGCATTTAGTTATAAAGGAGAGCAAAACAATGATTTATCAAGTTATTCAATGATCTTTAAGAAAATAGATGGGAGTTGGAAGATTTCCTGGATGCAACGATCATCTGGTACGACAGATCTTTCTACTTGGCACTGA
- the folE gene encoding GTP cyclohydrolase I translates to MTSSKQQENIKEQISCKLVSEIIRDRIKSNGARFHANDNISDYILPGELETLEKEVATRVKDLLKTLLIDIENDHNTQETAERVSRMYLNEVFKGRYYPQPKVTSFPNDKSLDDIYTLGPISIRSACSHHMVPILGDCWIGIKPGDKVIGISKFARVTDWVFSRPHIQEEAVMILADEIERLCEPKGLAILVKAQHYCMKWRGIKEPNTSMINTVVRGEFRTDKYLKQEFLDLVKQQANPSNSY, encoded by the coding sequence ATGACTTCTTCAAAACAACAAGAAAATATAAAAGAACAAATATCTTGTAAATTAGTTTCTGAAATAATTAGAGATCGTATTAAATCTAATGGTGCAAGATTTCATGCTAATGATAATATTTCAGATTATATTCTACCTGGAGAGCTTGAAACTCTTGAAAAAGAAGTTGCTACTAGAGTAAAAGATTTACTTAAGACATTATTAATCGATATTGAAAATGATCACAATACTCAAGAAACTGCTGAAAGAGTTTCTAGGATGTATTTAAATGAAGTATTTAAAGGAAGATATTATCCACAGCCTAAAGTAACTAGCTTCCCTAATGATAAGAGTTTAGATGATATATATACTTTAGGTCCAATAAGTATTCGTTCTGCATGCTCTCATCATATGGTTCCAATATTAGGAGATTGCTGGATTGGCATTAAACCAGGGGATAAAGTTATTGGAATTTCAAAATTTGCAAGAGTAACTGATTGGGTTTTTTCTAGGCCACATATTCAAGAAGAGGCTGTCATGATTCTCGCTGATGAAATCGAACGTTTATGTGAACCAAAAGGTTTGGCAATTCTTGTAAAGGCTCAACATTATTGTATGAAATGGAGAGGGATCAAAGAACCAAATACTAGTATGATTAATACAGTAGTTAGAGGTGAATTTCGAACTGATAAATATTTGAAACAGGAATTCTTAGATCTTGTTAAGCAACAAGCCAATCCTTCTAATAGCTATTAG
- a CDS encoding DUF3764 family protein → METTVFIFKINGTFGQWSSIFDSNEAKKRHDEYEIKPLYRGVSKQDAKKVIVIHQHPPGAIEKFLEANGDWIATHDVDLASFEQTVWNE, encoded by the coding sequence ATGGAAACAACAGTCTTTATTTTCAAAATCAATGGGACATTTGGCCAATGGTCTTCAATCTTTGATAGCAATGAAGCCAAGAAAAGGCATGATGAATACGAAATAAAGCCTTTGTATAGAGGAGTTAGTAAGCAAGATGCGAAGAAAGTTATTGTCATTCACCAGCACCCTCCTGGCGCCATTGAAAAGTTTCTAGAAGCGAATGGAGACTGGATAGCTACTCATGATGTTGACTTGGCCAGTTTCGAGCAGACAGTCTGGAATGAGTAA
- a CDS encoding galactose oxidase produces the protein MDFTYLFAHRNWPMSPHLTKKVFSKEEYSKDAEEWEYIEEEVLNHSRSACVCMTCYHFSHICDRHSRTLLTCLTKHCLIPDGKHLNSKCSMWLARL, from the coding sequence ATGGATTTCACCTACTTATTCGCCCATAGGAATTGGCCAATGTCTCCGCATCTCACCAAAAAAGTATTCTCAAAAGAGGAATATTCGAAAGACGCCGAAGAGTGGGAATATATCGAAGAAGAAGTCCTCAATCACTCACGTTCAGCTTGCGTTTGCATGACCTGTTACCACTTCAGCCATATATGCGACAGACACTCACGAACACTTCTGACATGTCTAACAAAACATTGTTTAATACCTGATGGGAAACATTTAAATAGTAAGTGTTCAATGTGGCTTGCAAGATTATAG